In Mytilus edulis chromosome 8, xbMytEdul2.2, whole genome shotgun sequence, the genomic window GTATTTTTACACTGGAATCACTTCTGTTGATTTGAgttgttttgttttcatgtcaCATTTTGTAAATTAGCATCTTTAAGAAATAGTTTTACAGAATTGAACAAAATTTTCACAAGAATTTGTTACTCCATTATGGTGATCACTTTCATGTCATTTACTGTGAGgcaaatattttttctctcaaGTTTTTATTTGATCCCAATGGGGGTAGGTTGAGCCAAAAACCACTTTAGGCCAGTTCAGTACCATGAGACCACTGAGGTGAAGTCACTGTGTCAGTTAGAGAGTAAccttataaaacaacaaaacagaaaacaaataaattagGAGGCCAATACACAGTGTTCACCGTCCAATAGATTAGTGCATATGTCAAACAAATTTAACTAAATGGTATTCTAAAcaagttgaaaataaattgaaaataaacttcaCGGATCTTAATCAGCATCATTTGCATTAATATGCACAAAAATTGTATTGATATCTGTTTTGTTTCTTAATTCAATCTTTTGATCATGGTTTAGATTAAATGTTTTGCGATACCTACTGGTATGGTTTTTTAATGAATCCAATAAAGATTATGCCTACTAGAATAAATTTTTTGTGATACCTACTGGTTTGTTTTTTAATGAATCAAATATAAGATGATGGGCtaacaatgtttttttaatttgatgcttttttgttttCAGTGATGTTGGCAATATAGTGAAGGCTTTATATGGAGAAGATCCACCACCTATTATACTGGTAGGACACAGGTGTGTACATAGATATcctaattttataaatatcaatgtcAATACAACACTTGTTATTGAATTTATCTATTAATTGAAACTTTATCACTGTTTTAACCATATAACCATATAATGCTattttgcattttcttttttttgtttattgatcATAATCAATTTTAGGGTTTTCTAGAAATTATTGTGATGCTTTTGTTATTGCAAAAATTGGGACAGGGTTAACATCTTAATGATTTAAACTTGcgttttgacttttttttatatgaaatgaacaagatttttctcaatattgcaaaaactaaaatcgctttttattctaaaatgacaaaatcgcaatgaTAGATGCAGGCAATAATTTACAGTAATTCTTTATGAGAATGAATTTTGGGATTTCTATTTGTAAATCATGGATTTTGTAAGTAGGGAATCACTTTTTATTAGATATGCTCACAATATAACAGGATAGGAGTTTTTTCTCATGAATATTTGGTTGTAGAtgcttttgaatatttttgaattCATAGAATTGTAGAAACAATCTGACCTCAATAACCAAAACATATTTCAAcagaatagtaaaaaaaatatctaagaaTGAACTATTAAGctaatcaaatttaaaatcattGCCAAAATATGCAGTGATTTTTGTCGaccctgcaacttttgttgcagaaagctcgacatagggatagtgatccggcggcggcggcggcggtgttagctaacttcttaaaagctttatattttagaagatggaagacctggatgcttcataatttgtatatagatgcctcatgttacgaagtttccgtcagtcacatgtccaatgtccttgacctcattttcatggttcagtaaccacttgaaaaaaaagttcagattttttgtaatgttgaattctctcttattataagtaataggataactatatttgatatgtgcgtaccttgcaaggtcctcatgtctgtcagacagttttcacttgacctcgacctcatttcatggatcagtgaacaaggttaagttttggtggtcaagtccgtatctcagatactataagcaatagggcttgtatattcggtgtatggaaggactgtaaggtgtacatgtccaactggcaggtgtcatctgaccttgacctcattttcatggttcagtggttatagttaaatttttgtgttttggtctgtttttggggaaagacggcttcaagccgtcaattccctaatggggttggccagagtatcattccctcacgtcaatcattttgttttgatagtttggaaaccccctcgaaatgtcatactgaaattgatgacaaggagaacagattgactttaaatacattttttacacatttcccttctgtttctcgtgaaattatcgtatattgagctttcccttacactatatacgtttcttttacagtccggaaaaatcagtattacgaaatattctaaatatatctaacctagtgacgtcaatgttggaatgccacactacacagggatatcctttattcattataaaaatcattcacagtatttgtaaactaatttaaaatccgtatttgttaaatgtaaacctaACGATGTTTGCTGTAGTGTAGATGATTCACACACCAACATGCAATGCTTTAATCTGCGGCTGTAATCagataatttgtaggtcaactttcgcggtaaataatgtcaatggggatacatgagattggggagagaaacggcagttttcattgtttctgtaaagttctgtttttagaatcttcctccaattcaggagcacctcaattgatgagtaattatacactaaaatcaaagtaaatgtttctgaacacttaaaatgtgacatgtagtatatgataagtagtcttctatatataaaaaaaatgtgtgtaccaacatatttattgaaatggttaaaaaaaaaaatgttgctttttgtagtttatacctattgagattggggagagcaactgcagttttcattctttatgtaaagttatgtttttagtatctttttccaattaaggagcacctcaattgatgagtaattacccactaaaatgaaagttaatgtatctgaacgctaaaaatgtcacattaagtatatatatgataagtagtcatcaattaaaaaataattttgcgtaccaacataattattgtagcggtaatttattttttttcatttttttaaatattgctttttgtagtttaaagctattaattcatgaattttacagatatatcaaaatgtgggatctggaaacacttcacacagcttatatcaatcatatttgattttataagtacatgtatccctgtgatgagagttgtaactgggaactttatcaatggaaaattaaaactgaatagattttttcagtcctcactttcttgagaatactgtcacaaaaaattgagaatggtcttagcctgccgttcagttgtacataattaaaattctaaaatatattgtagtagttgttaaattcaattgaattttagataattaactcccaactttaatcaaatgttttgatttagaaggtgcagatctcattggtccaaattgtctctatgatgaattcttgactaggaaatgaaataacaataaacaacaattagtttcattattgtcagcctttctatatgttctagctgttcttttgctcattctttgtatgtagactatcaaaagatatcccctaaaaattgaaacaatggccgtcttttccctcagagctcttcagctctttgattttcatactatatgcaataggtctactgtatttgttgtatggaatgattctaaggtgtacatgtctagcgggcagatgtcatgtgaccttgacctcattttcatggttcagtggttatagttaaatttttgtgttttggtctgtttttttcatactatatgcaataggtctattatatttgttgtaaggaatgattgtaaggtgtacatgtctagcaggcagatgtcatgtgaccttgacctcattttcatggttcagtggtcaaagttaagtttttgagttttggtctatttatctaatatcaactatatttggtgtatggaaatattttatgatctttatgtcagtagcgcaggtttcttttgaccatgaccgcattttcacggttcattgcacagtgttaatattttgtgttttggtctatttttcttaaactataagtaataggtcaactatatatgttgtatagaagcattgttagctgtacatgtctgcctggcatggttcatctgaccttgacctcattttcatggttcattggtctttgtttagttatcttggttaatgttaagtttatgagacagttgtaataaagctttatacttaggactatcaacataatatcaatgattagtatagaaggcgagacatttcagcgtgtgcactcttgtcttttaTATTGAGACTAATGAAAAGATATTGACTTGGACAGTTTTAATTATCTATTGACAGTATGGGAGGTTCTATAGCAGTAAACACAGCCTTCAGACACCTGATTCCATCCTTAATTGGTCTGATTGTCATTGATGTTGTTGAAGGTAAGAAGAAGTCTACCTGTTGACCTTATAAAAGTGTAAGCATAATTAATTTCTGTGGATTCCATATTATTCTTTGGATACTATTTTGGGGGATTTCGTTAGTACAGGTGAACcaagaaattaaaagttcaaggaatgacaaattttctaaaggcttgTATCCAGACTTCTgcaaaacaacgaaattaaatatccatgaatatgtaaggtttccttaatccacaaaaattggtacccacaaaaataaatgaacccaCGTATCAATCTTGAAATAGGCCTTGTTTACAGTTCAAAGCTCCTGGTGCAAAAAGGTAAAACTGGTGACAAATATGATTCACTATTGACACTAAGGTAATTTAATTTGGCTAATATTGATTGTAATAACAATATGTTGgtctgaatatttttatttcctgcTATCTAGCTACATAGGTAAACAAATAAGACAAGCTGCaaacaattttcaaatgaaaaaatagtATTGTTATATAAAAAGCATAATAAGTTACTTctcaaaatatttacatataacaAGCTATTATAACCTCAACTTTGATCTTATTagaatttaacattgatgtgACGACAACATGATAGCATAAAGTAACTATAAGGGTTAGCTTGATACAAGTATTAaaatttttcattgataaataCACACTTATCTTTTAGTTTCATCTTTTCCAAACTTTTATTAAATCATTAtcctttgatttaaaaaattgaaatggtTGATAAATTTTCAACTCTGTATCCTGCATCAGTACAAATTACCCTTTATAAcagtgtttaaatatatatagtaataaAATATAGAGATAGATTTTTATTcttcaatgaattttaaataaatttaattattcCAGTGACTTCTTCCAAGTCTTATATTCATACTGTCTATATACAAGGTTATGACTtctatgtacatttatataagtaaaaaaatagatattataGTATTTGGTAAGTTTTACCTACCAGCATACTAGtattattaagaaaaaaagatgtggtatgattgccaatgagacaactcttcaaaagagaccaaaatgacacagaaattaacatctatatgtcaccgtatggcctttgAACCcttgaaataaaaatgttttctcttaatGAATGCAGATTTAGGAATATCAGTTTACAATTTCAATactttatgtatttttctttgaCAACTAATTGATGGTTTGAGCATTTtagcattttaaaactttttatacaatttctgtgtaattgaaaaatcaaaatattgacaTAATACAGTTACGAATGTGCACATGTTACAGTTACATTCATATAATGAAAGTACTTGCTCACAAGAATAATGAAAATTACAACAACGCTGATGATGATGGTGAAAGCTAATACGTCTTCATGAGTTGTAAGTTACTTATTTGCAATCATCTAGTTATTTCAATAATTCAGCATCACTATACCTGACTCAGTATTTACAAtagtttgttttatataatagGAACAGCTTTGGAAGCATTGACCAGTATGCAGAGTTTTTTGAGAGGCAGGCCTGCTGTATTTAAATCTCTGGAACATGCCATTGAATGGAGGTTAGTTCTTATACTTATATATTATGTGACAAGTAAAATAAGATTTAGTATTAGGACACTATGAAGGATAAAATAGTTCATGTTAATCACAGTTGGGacaatgttttgaaataatttcatcaataaaaaatcaTTCTTCGCATATAATTTTCAAAGGTAAAACATTTGGTTTTCATAACTGACACTGTTTTATTATGcatgtttataattatataatagcATACAAAGCTTAATGAAAATGAGTCCTTAGGTTGAACAAAGATTTAAAAACTTGTAAATTTGAATTTAAGTAGTAGTGATATCCAAATTTATCGGCAATtcatatattttccctttgatcttactgcctaatattttccagtatcaacgtactggctgtatctctgaaaatattaggcaatacattgtgacgtcataattaccgataaacagattaataggtagtttcgtttttgatactgactatatcatgtggaatatatCTAAACTCGCCCTTTGGACTCATCTATATAtaccacatgatatagtcagtatcaaaaacgaaactacctattattctatatataacttaaaaAAGCAATGATAACATCAAGATACGATctaaaaataattccaaatgtatgtcaacattgaaagaTTTAATCTCACAATGAGTCTTAGGCAAATGGAATTGTAAGTTCTGTTATTTGATAGAATGTAAAAAtggatttttatattatattaattacaGTTTTCATACTATCTAATTATCAACAAAACTTTTTATGAATCATATTAAACCATATactatatgtttttgttttagtgTTAGAGCAGGACAAATAAGAAATGTAGAATCAGCCAAAGTTTCAATGGTTGGACAGCTTAAAAGGTAAGAagaatgttttatatttataatttggatTACTTAAGTATAGTATTAACACATGTTCCTACCTATAAAGCATGTACAATTTATGCAGAATATATATGAAGGTCAAGACTTAATTTTCAATACTCATCTAACCCTATATTTTACCATTGAAGTATATCTACTGTTCTCTTTAATATCTAACTTCATTGTCATTTCTTATCCAACACTAGATTTTACTGTTTAAAAGcacttcaaacaaaacaaaataatgaagtgttattttcttttactttaCTAACTGATTGCAATTCTAAACAGaataaacagtacaacatatgaaaGCATagacatgtaatatatatatatgtctcacAATGTTTGCCATATGTAAAATTGACATAGGTCTTACTGATATTCATGAAAGATGCTcagaatattttcattattacGAACAACCatcttattttgttttgtgttgtaGCTGATAAATGAATTTCCCTTCAGCCACTCATTGTTGGTTCCTCTGACTTTTTCCCTATGTTTAAGATCTTTTGATACATGATGTATTAAACCATCACCACAGCACACATACAAACTTCCATCTTGTAGAGAAGTTATAGAGTTTGAATGTGATGGTAGTTTCgtgttatatattttgttatcaatataattgTACCAGCTTAGTGTTCTTTCATTGCTCTGACTATCAGTGAAGAATATTCTGTCACCAGAAGCATGTAACACACGAGGATACATGCCTCCTTCTATTGTTGTTATTGTACATGTCTCTCCTGTCTGATAATCAACACTCAGTAGTTCTCCACAACCACCTACTACTAACTTGTTGTTTATCATTGCAATGCCGCTAATAATAAACATTTCAGGAATTAATATGGATTTAAGTATGTGTTTATTGTTTATGTCATACATCTCTATATAGCATCTGAAGTGCAGTTTAACTGTAACAGCCACTATAGAGTTGTTGACTGCAGTTACAGACCATGGTGTTTCCTTTAAATTTATACTGTCTGTCTGTGATTCATCAGTGTTACAGATCATTAGTCTGTTCTCACAAGGTAGACAAAACACCAGTCTACCATCATCCATCATCTTTACATCTGTTATGAATTCTCCCTCGCCAATACTGAGTAGTGACTTAAGATTGAGTTGTTGATGAAGGAAGAAGATATTTTGTCCTAGTTGATACGAATCACTGTGTTTTCTTCTTTGGTCATTACCTGAGTAGTAGATACAATACTGATACTAAAAAACAACTGTGAATGTATATTATATGtgcaaaataataaagaatggTCTGATTAATTGTTATAAAACATGATAACAACTCAATGGAAACATTAAAAACTCAGTTTCAGCTTTTAACGTTTTATCCTGAGCGCATACAGATGTATTTGTGTAGTGTTTAATCCAGATAATTGGAACTTATATAACAACTTGTTTATATCACAACCACACACTTATCACAATATACTTCATTTAATTACATCATTATGTGTTAGATTATACTGTATTATTTGTTATGACAAAAACTTGCACTTCTAGTTCTCGTCATTTTATTTACAATAGATATAAAATGTGTTCTAATCAAACAAACTCGTTTGTTGGGATTAAAACCAGATGGATGTTATTTATATTATGATTTGTAATTATTAGTTGCTGCAATCAAATACTCAGGGGTTAAAACATACATGTTTCTGTTGATAAATCAATTTGATGAGAGCATATGCAAATGtcaatatttcatactttttgcAATTGACTTATCAATACACATAAAACTTGGAATGGAAATTATTTTCTTGAGTTGTCGACTCATTGATGATTACCCTACAATCAGTTTTACCTTATTTGAAACTATATCCAtagtcaaatatttataatttgaaaatctaTTAAAGTAAtaccatttactgtaaattcattattatttgatgGATGTAAATTTCCTCAATTTATAACTGATTTCATGAGTACAATAAactcttttttgaaattttgtataataCCTATGAGGATTGATTTTACCTCACTGGAAATATTTTTCTGTAGAATGCATTTGTGTTAAAacagtttcattttgtttttcatgatAGATTGTCAATGCTTTTTGGATGTAATTATTAAAGGTTGAATTATTTCCACAAATAACATTCAAATAAACCAAATTGTTAATGCACATACCAGCTAATACATGATACATGCTACCAAAAAGTTTTGTGAACGGTTTGACTATTTTAACAACTACAGTATTAATGATAAAACAATCTTTTAATGAGAGAACAATAAGGAGATGTTTCCTTCACAAAATGCCTCCTTCTGCTCTCAATTTTTTAGATTTTAGAagtatatatttcaaatacttgATGGAAAATAGATTTGATTAAAGATGAAAAGTTCAATTTATCAAAATCATGTAATATTTATAAACTTACAGAGAGGAATAATGATTTGTCTGCCACATTCACATGTCAAACCTTTATGTAGGAGTTcctataaa contains:
- the LOC139485553 gene encoding uncharacterized protein isoform X4, producing the protein MDREDQRRYLVVGSVILEVVTPLFQQRIEHDFTTGGFGSLQAFINSQQVIHTLFHLRHRNSWCCKDKPNCHNPSALPLIYCQWNKLYSENPGPGIHNCHCKFTANPVQLKDLDISLSSLILLNCCNLSQPEAEAVQLLRQYKNDYLSHNTTGCITQTEYNTLWPDLVTYVLRLDPTKQDDLVRIEHRPLDESLCKKYFTFLLDLNQQIEEIKSTMESIYSSNQAVSSSLSGLNSSVETAFQAMDTTVEGIDLAVHRTDTAVEGINTRVQVMGTSIQGIETSVQQTNDLLKELLHKGLTCECGRQIIIPLCNDQRRKHSDSYQLGQNIFFLHQQLNLKSLLSIGEGEFITDVKMMDDGRLVFCLPCENRLMICNTDESQTDSINLKETPWSVTAVNNSIVAVTVKLHFRCYIEMYDINNKHILKSILIPEMFIISGIAMINNKLVVGGCGELLSVDYQTGETCTITTIEGGMYPRVLHASGDRIFFTDSQSNERTLSWYNYIDNKIYNTKLPSHSNSITSLQDGSLYVCCGDGLIHHVSKDLKHREKVRGTNNEWLKGNSFISYNTKQNKMVVRNNENILSIFHEYQ